Part of the Penicillium digitatum chromosome 4, complete sequence genome is shown below.
GGAAAATTACCAAAGTGAAGGCGAGGGGCTTACACCTCCACACCCCATCGTCAAAAGACGTATGAAGTAAGAATGTAGTAGAAACACGTAGTGGAGATTTGAAGCATGTGAGACAAAGTGAGATTGATTATATATAGGGTTTGTGGGTTCCAGAATGGAAGAACGATGGTCGGGCAATTTCGGACTCTCGCAGGATTCCCCAAGTTCCTCATTGAATGTGAACCTCATTGCACCCAAGAACCCAAGACTTCTTCAAGGTGAAATCATCAACATTCAGAGCCAAGACACTAGAATCAAGCCGGCAACCATGAATTGCCCCTCGCGGACTGACGACACTCTCGAAAACCCGAGATGGAATCAAAGTCCACCGCCCTTCAGCCCGGACACCACTACGCGGAATGACTTCAATGGTCTAGCCAATTCTAGAGTCCATCGTAGACATGCCAATTCTGCCAATGCAGCAGCAGATGATCCGCTATCCATCGATGACAGATCAAACAGTCAGCAAGAGCAAGACCCCGGAACGGAAAAGGTGCCAAGCGGCGAAGTGATCGCTGCGGACTCGGGAGGTGATTCACCCCCGAGGAGCAGCGGATCACCTCGCCAACCTTTTTTAAATTATGTGACGTCTTCTTTTCTGCACTGCGCTCGAACTTTGGTCAAGTTCGGCCGTTTCATCGGCCCCGGTTTCCTCATCGCTGTCGCCTACATTGACCCCGGAAATTACGCCACCGACGTCGCAGCTGGTGCAGATTTCAAATACGCCCTGTTGTTCATCGTCCTGCTTTCCAACCTGTTTGCCATTCTCCTGCAGTCCCTGTGCATCAAGCTAGGTTCTGTGACGGGTCTGAACCTGGCCGAAAATTGCCGAGAGCACCTGCCGAAATGGCTCGTGATTTGTCTCTATATCCTCGCGGAAGCCGCCATTATCGCAACTGATATTGCAGAGGTGAGTGTTGCAGTTGGGTTTAAGAGGCGTTTGATGGATGTACTGACAAACCTGTAAAGGTGGTTGGATCAGCGATCGCCTTGAACTTGCTGTTGAAGATCCCCTTGGTAGCTGGTTGTGCTATCACATTGGCGGATGTTCTTTTCATTCTCATTTTCTACCGACCTAATGGTAAGATGTGGGGGCTTCGGCTCTTCGAATTCTTCGTCATGGCCTTGGTGTTAGGCGTTGTTGTTTGCTTTTGCATTCAGCTCTCTCTTGTGAAGAACCAGTCAATTGGCGAAGTGTTCCGCGGATATCTGCCATCTTCAGCGATCGTTAAATCAGAAGGGTAAGTCTATCGAATCTGCCGCTCGGTTGCCGCTCGGTTGCCGTGAAATTTTCAGTGACTAACGCATCTATAGTCTTTACCAAAGTTGTGGAATCCTCGGTGCCACTGTCATGCCACACTCCCTGTTTCTTGGTAGCGGCGTGGTTCAATCCCGCCTCAAGGAATTCGACGTCAATTCTGGTTACGTAGAGACTTCGGTGCCCCTAGGCAACGCCGACGGCGAAGTAAAATATCGCCCGTCGATCCATGCAATCCGCGGCTGCATGAAGTACTCGATCATCGAGTTGGCGCTGTCACTTTTTACCTTCGCCTTGTTTGTGAACAGCTCAATCCTTATTGTCGCGGGTGCTGCTATCTATGATGTTCCTGGCGGAGACAATGCCGACCTCTTCGGAATTCACAGCTTGCTCTCCCAGTCGATCGCACCAGCTGCTGGCTTAGTGTTTGCTCTGGCCCTATTGCTATCTGGTATCTCTGCTGGAATCGTCTGCACCATCGCTGGGCAAATGGTGAGCGAGGGGATGCTGAACTGGACCATCCGACCCTGGCTTCGAAGACTCATCACCCGCTCGATCAGTATCATTCCCAGCATCATCATTGCTGCGGCTGTTGGCAAGGAGGGTCTTGACAAGACTTTGACTGCGAGTCAGGTGGCTTTGAGTGTTATTCTGCCATTTGTCTCAGCGCCACTTATCTGGTTCACTTGCCTCAATCGCTACATGACTGTTCGGACCGAAGAACCTCCCGGACCAGATGGCGAGGTTAATGTGGTGACCGTGCCGATGCGGAATAACCTACTCACTTCGGTAGTTACAGTCCTTGTGTGGATTGTTATCGTTGTTATGAATGTGGCTCTGCTAGTACTGGTGGGAATGGGCAAAGCGTAGTCTCTGGTGATGCTTTCCGTAATACAAAAGATGCGCATCCGGGACGATGGGAATGACCAACCACGTCCCTGATTGCAGCAAAAACAGATCCATGGAGCCTGGGAAATGCACATGCTAACTACTATGGTATGATGCCTGGATGAATTGAGGGTAGCTTATTGCAAGTTGAAATAAAACATCCAATCAACTCCACTGCCTGTGTCGTGACACGGAAGAACACCTAGTTGTCGCTAAACAAAAGTACGCTTTAACATTAGTCTTATCCAAGTCCGCCCGCGGCCTCCTTGACCTTATGTTGCTCCGGCGGCTCATCAATAAACTGCGGCGGAGCCACCTCATCCTGTAAGAAGCTCGGCATGGCACTCTCGCCTATGCTGCTCTCAAACATAGATTCCTCTCCAAGCGCCTCCAGCTCTGCATCCAACTCGGCTTCATCAACATCTTCAGGGATATCATAGGCTCGGGAGATACTTTCTTGAATCTCATTCCCGACCTCCATCAGCTCCGCCATCTCATCCTGCATCTGCTCGATCTTATCCACGTCGACCTTGCCATACTGCTTTTTGAGTTCCTTGGTCGTGGTCTTCATCGCGTCCACCGTCGTCATCACATTCTTCAAATTATCCTGCATCATGCCCGCCTGCTCCATGTTCCATGATTGCTGGGAGAGTTGGTCGCGCTGCGCCTCGTATTGTTTTCGTCGCTGAAGGACCTTGAGCGCTTTCTGTCGGAGGGCATTCTTGCCCGGCCCGTCGCGCATCTTGGCGATCTTGCTTTGGTATGTAGAGAGTTCGGAGTTGAGCGCTGCTAGCTTGACATCTATGCTGGAAACTCGAGCGTCGACCTGTTGTTTGGTTAGTGGGGTCTCCTGAGGAGCGGGGGTGGGTTTGTGCGGGCACCGTACATTGCTAATAGCACCTTCAAGAGTCGGCTTGGGACCTGTACTCTTTGTGCCAAATAGTCGGTTCATGATGGTGTGTGTTGGGGTggccggggggggggatttaTTTTTTTGAAAGATAAAGGTGAGGGCAAATAGGCAGCGGACTTGAGAGCGATTCCAGACCGCGCGTGGCCAGTGCTCAATAAAACCGCGATGGGTGGACCGAGGTAGTGATTAACCAATCGCTGGAACAGAGTTGGTAAATGCTGGCAAAATATAGAATCAACGAGACTTGAATTGTTTCCTATGTAAGTAAAGACGTTATGTATATATATACTGGATAATACCTGGCACTCGAGACCTTTCCCTTTCCGTTTTAGTGCTCACCTCTTGCTGCTTTTTGAATACTGAGTAAAAGTGAGCACGTCCCTGAGTgacgtattcggtaagcgagctggccaccccaaccaaaacgcgtccatggattagatcttagttagttcaaccacccactatgccaccaattcgtactcaatcctctcgaaaaTATCAGTTCCGAGTCTCGCTATAGTGTACGTAGCTGCGCTAGATATCCTCTACGGTTAAGCCCGTATGGCGGAAGTGCCCCTCTGCGCTTTCCCGCCTTGCACTAACCATATCAACACACCATTCAAGGAAGGTATCGAATCCTTGGTCTGGATTATTGTCGTATGACTGCTTATGCCGCCGAATGAAGGCCTTTAGCTCGGCAAAGAACTCAATGGGATTAAGGTCCGGAGAATATGGAGGTAGGTATAGTAGCTTCACCCCGGCTTCTGAATATATCTGCTCTATTCGGTTAGAGTGATGAAAGGATACGTTGTCCATAACTAGCACAGACTTAGGCTTAGGCTATGTACCACAATGCCGAAGTAGTTGCTTAATAAAATTCTCAAAAACGGACGTATTAGTCAAGCCCTAGAACACTCGAGAGAACACTATGTTATCTTGAGTATATATAGGTAGTATCTGATATCGCTGATCTCGATGGAATTTGGACACTTGAACTGATGTCACTCCTAGTAGAGACTAGCCTATTCGCCTGAAGCCAATCGTTTTATCATACCTAAATTTATCGATATATATGGTGGTACGATGTAAAATCCGAGACAAAGTGGGAATATTCATCGCGGAGGTCGTGAATACGTTCTCTGGCCTTAATACGGGCGGTCTTTTTTGACTAGCGTTTTGATACAAGAGCGCGACTAATACTACAACTAGACTTCGTCGCTTGGATATTAAGCTCATCCCACAAAAAAAGTGCCATCTCATTAAGGTATAGGCTAGGCTTTTCGAGTAGGTAGTCACAAAGGGCTTCTAATATAACTAGACTAATGCTTAATGGTCTACCACCTTTATTGGCCGGTGCTTTGATGCTACCAAATATCCGAattagacttccgcaaagctcgaaaagcccgaaacccgacccttttgaggtCGAGTCGGGccgggtttcgggcttttcgagcttttcgagctttgcggaaggGTTATTTCTAATCCGGGGTTGTATTTTGGTCATCTACTGATTGATGTGGAGATGGGTACTTCGTAGATAGAACCTGCCTGCGTCTGATTCGCCATCTTAGTTGTTGATTGTATCCATGTGGATTTAGGGTTGCTCCGCTCCCCACGTAGTGGGCCAGCGATTCCTTATCTCCTAGTTCATCCTCAGTTTATCGTATGCGCACATCGTTTGCTATATATGCATGCATACAGACGCCATAAAATCATACAGCTTTGGAATCATACTATTCTCCTCATCTTTGGCTCTAATAATCGGGACTTGGTTGTCCACCCTAAAGCGAAGAAACCATCTCTCTGACATCAAAGGTAGAAAGCCTGTCACATGCGATCTCTCATATGAGGCATCGCAATAGAAATCACAATGGGCAAACATGGGACGAGTAGACACCTACGCCGTCCGTATAGTAACAAGAAACAATACCAAGAACATTCAAGGCTACAGTTAGGTTGCTTCGGTGTAAGATTCTCTAAACCACGGCTCTTGATCGGTGCTGAGAAAACAGCTGGGGGCGTAACACTGCCAGACAAGAGCGTTGATACCGCCTTGCTTGTCAAAGTTGATGGCTTGCTCGATGGTCTGACTCTTGGTTCCGTGAGGTATTTCATGAGATCGGTGCCCAGGATTGCTGGAGTGACGGTGGTATTCTCCTTCGCCTAAGACAGGCTGAAAAGTTCCTGCTGACCTGAATTTCAGTGCGAGCTGTACTGAGACTGAATAAGATTAAGATGCTCCTTGGAGCAGGTAGTAGCGGCCATGTCACTATTGTCTTAGGATAACCCGGCAGCCAACAACGAGGCAAacagagagagaaaaaaagcgAACGTCTGGTGAGCATGATTGAACACAAGGACTAGAATGAAGAAAACATAGTTTGGGTGGTGATAGTGCCACATGCAACTTGTTTTTCTCTTATAGGTTTGACCTGATGTGTGTATATAGTCCACCTATCGACCTTATAGACCTTACAATTCGACTTGATGTGACCTACAACCAAGGAATTTTCTGGGTTAATTTATCCACAGAGCATGCATAAGACGTAATATCGCTGGGTCTCTTAACTCAGTCCGTCCTGGTGTTTCAAGCAGTCGAACCGATCTTGTATTTTTGATGTTGCCCCACTCGGACTGGAGATTGTTCGGAGAATTACCTGCCTACATAGGGCTGTCGGATTCCTAATCGGGGTTGGCGCTGCACGGTTGAAAGTTAAATTTATCCTTCTCGACCGCAACATTGTAGAGTAGTGTGGACATGATTATGGATTCTAGCACCATGTCCTTCATTGCAAAATTCCACAGTaggatttttttctttatGGTGGTTGTGGATAGACCTTTTGTCGTACGTTGAAATGCTCCGTACACGTCTTTTTGACAACTAGTTGGTCTTAATTTTTAACTCAATGTAGATCCCCTGTTATTTTGAATTGAGAGATTGCATTCTCATGTTGAGTCAACCAGCTTTAGAGTTAAACCGTGTGGCCCCCTTTTGTGTGGCCCCGGGGTGTGGAAGGGAAGTGCCGAAAGTGCCATCAAAGGCCGCTCGAGGGTCTCCAGGACTGATCTGCAGATCTGCAGGGATATCAGATGGTACGGACCCAATCTAAAACAAGGCGGGCCAATCAATAGGCCAATCAGCACTGCCAATCGAATGATCTAAACCGATGGGCCTTGCCTCCCAAACTAGTTTCGGATTGAGTATGGATTGCAGAGTATTGATATGAACATCAATCGCAATCTGAGCTTTGCAGAAGGTTTCTGGTGTGGTGCCAATCGAAGGCCCGGAACTTTAGCACAACCGGCTGTCTGGCAAAGGAATAAATGATCACCGGCAAGCAGAAGTCTGCCCTACAGGCTAGATGGTAATGCTGTTGTATGGCAACAAAGGGTGCAGGTTATCACAGCAAGTGGTTAGTATGAAACAATTCTAGATCACCAGCACCTTTTCCTCAACTTAAAGTGAATGTCTCAGCGCAAGGAAGCGACTCTTTATAGTAGGCTTGATGAATGGCGGCAGGGAAGATTATCGTGTAATTAAAATATAGTTGGTGTTGATAGGAACGTGTCCTTCTCTCATGCTTGTCTTTCTCTCGTTTCTGTACTTTTAGTGAAAGTGGAAAATCAGAAAGCCCACTAGATCTCCCTTTACTGACGAAGTGTATGTGTGCTGTAGGGGGCTTCACagaggaaaaggaaagaTAAAGGCAGCAATTTGATAGAGGAGACTTTCATTGCATCGTGTCATCAATCTGATCTCTCTCGTAGCCTTGTTAAGGGGACGAATTGGAACCGTTTAGGAACAATAGGTAGctcatgaaaaaaaaatagttGCCCGTATAAAGCGACCTAGGGTGATATCTTTTTGGTAGTCCTTTGGGCAGTTTTTCTtttaccccccccccccccccccccctattGGTGTTGTAGCTAGAGTATAGGCGGGGAATGATTAAAATATAAACACAACTTTTCAATTTACAAGCAGGGATTCATCACAGTGTACTATCTACAAGGCTTAAGGCTTTATTACATGAGAGATAGAGCGTGAGGAGGGTGAGGGGTCGCATTGTAATTATCTTGTACATTGAAGGGGTCATCGCAATTTCGTCGACCTAACGGAACTGATAATTAAGCATGATACCTAAAAATACAAAGAGGACTAACTAAGAATCTCCATCAGACCCTCACAGAAAACGCAAAATACCCCGAGACGCGAGTTCCTAGTACTCCTTTCAGTTTAGCCACTACTTGGATATGCTTTGTAAAAATATTTGTTATATTTCATGTGCAAGAATGCGGGAAATAATGGAAGATTGGCCCCCGGAATTCTGCTAAGCTTCATCATTGCGTGAGGGCACCTCTCATCTGACCTAAAATGCATTATACCCTCGTATGGAAATCGACAGCCTAGATTCAGCAAAATGATTCTTATTGTTCGCTTACTTCGGTAGCCTTTGGGAAACTATGCGCATGAATTTCTATAAATCAAGCGCAGTTGATGAGAATGTTGATAcgcacctttttttttgttatcTCACCATTGATAGCTCAGTTGACCATGCACACGACTTGTGCGAGCAGTTCCTCGAAAACTATATGGTCTATGATTCTGTGTCTGATCGTTGTATTGGAAAAGGAGACGGGCTCCCATAACAACATACGAGCAACTTCATTGCCTGAGGCTACAAGCACGTGATCGTAAAGTACATACAAAGTTTCATTTCACATAAGTTTTATACCAAGTTTAGCCTGTTTCACCTTAGTGGGGAGATGTATGCGACGGGATTTTACAAAACTTACGGACGGAGTGCCAGATGATATATTTACTTTTCGCTGATCGAGATCCTTGGATTCACTGTGGTAGTTAAGTTGGGCTACGACGTGGGACAGAGCAAAGAAGGTAATTGATACTTGTTTTAACACACAAATCTGGCGGGGAAGGGTTGTACCCAGTACCCACTGTCATTTTCATGCAGCTGACCCCATgatgagatgagatggaAATTTAAAAAGCACAGGCATCGATAAGtgagattaaaaaaaaaaaaaatttgcaAAATAAAGTAAATAAACATATAAATCCAATTCAATCATATTTATTCAGGGATCTCGTAGTTCATTCTTATCTGGAGATTTTTATCCCCGCGGTGATTACATACGTGTTTCCGCCCCTGCTTCTACAGGGCTCGTGGCCATCAGGGATCGGTAATCGATCAGCACAGCTTCCCCCGAAGCGGAatctctctttcttccctCTTCAACTGCTTCCTTGATGGACAGGTGTTGAGTCACCCTTCCCGTCTCTCTCTCCGCGTGTGTGCCCAGAGTCTGCTCATTTTGACTCTCCAACTCCACCTCccatttcttcatcttccccTCTCCAAACCCACAGGGAGGTTCGGATTTCTCTATTTCTTCGTCATTCCCTCGAGATTGAAGGTACGCTCTATCAAAGGGCTTTCTATCTTTTAGTTCAACAGCTCCTATAAACTCCCCTGACTAGATCCTCCAAATCCGTCTGTCGCACCCACTCGGCGAAGGCGGACGGGTACACACCATCGGGACTGCTGGTGATGCAAGTGTGAAATCGATTGCTAATTTACTCTCTATTCCCACAGCGCTAGATCGCTTCGGTTTTTCAATCGATTAattctccatctccagtcATTTATCGGCCGTGACGGTCGAGCGTACCCCACCCAACCTGCGCGACCTGGTCTCTGTGTGTGGACACCACGCTTGGCTTGCCGGTGTATCGGGCTGTCGCGCAACCTCTCCTGGGAACCCGATCTTTCGACCAACCCTTGTACCATAGACTGCTCCGTTACGACATCTCGGAGACGAACGAAACGAATCTATTTTACGAATCATTTCCCTCGGCTATATACTCCATCATGTTTTGGCGCTTTGGGGGATATGCGAATATCTCCACCATCGATACCCTGCTTGACAAACCCGATGTCACCCTCGAGGAGCTTTTAGATGAGCCCGAAATCATCCAAGAACTGAAACAGCTTAATACGAAACTCATTGAATACCTGCGCGAGGATCATGTCTTGAAACGGCTTATGGACTATGTCATTGCACCGAGCTTGGTGAATGATGAcgaagagaaagatgaagatgatgcaAAAGACGCTTCAGAGAAGGGCAAGAATGCTGCCACTTCTGCGGAACAGACGGACACAGACGAGGAGAAGGAAGGGGATCCGCTGAGGGATATTCTTCACCCAGAGGACCTAGAAAAAGTTGAGAAGAATCGCCTGAGGCATGCTTATATCGCTTGTGAGATTCTCTCATCAGAGACCTGGTCCATTCTCGAATCTATGATGGCCAACCCTTCATACTTGCAAGACTTTTGGGGCTTCCTGCGACGATCCCCACCTCTTGATTCATTGCAGGCAAGCTACTTCACGAAAGTAAACGAGACTTTGCTTGATAAAAAGACAGATGAGATGCTGGAGTTCCTCAAGACCCTCGATGGAATCGTCCCGGCATTGTTGCAGCATGTTGATAACCCGATGGTCATGGACCTCCTCCTGAAAATCATCAGCCTCGAGAAGGCGGAGGGGGGTCAGGGTACCGTCGACTGGCTCAGATCCCAGGATTTGATCCCCAACCTTCTGTGCTTCTTGTCGCATGATCGTCCGGCATCCGTTCAAACCTCGGCGGGTGATTTTTTGAAGGCGATCATCACTATATCGGCAAACGCAAGCCCGAACGACCAGTCATGTATTGGTCCTAATAGCTTGACCCGTCAGCTTGTCTCGACCCAGTGCGTACAGCAGCTAATTGATGCCATGCTCAAGGGCGGCAATCCCCTGACTGTGGGCGTGGGTATTGTCATTGAGGTAATTCGCAAGAACAATTCCGACTATGATCCAGAGTCCCTTGGCGGGCCCGATACAATGCTCACCACTTACGACCCAATCTACCTTGGAACACTGCTACGTCTCTTCGCCAAACATATTCCTCAGTTCATGGCTCTTATTCAAAGTTCCCAGCACACTATCCATGATGGAAATCATCTAAAGACTGTTGAGCGAGGAAAGTTGAACTCTGCATGGGGTGGGAAAATTGAGCCGCTTGGTTTCGACCGATTCAAGACGTGCGAATTGATGGCAGAGCTTCTTCATTGCAGTAATATGGGCCTTCTGAATGAACCAGGTAGTGATGAGTACGTCAAGCAGAGAGATGCGGAGCGTGAGCGGTTGATCCGTGAAGGAGTTTTCGATCCACACCAAGACGAGCATTCTGGAGTTGATTGTAATGATACTACGGCCGATTTCGCAAACGATTCAGTCTTCAGTTCTGGATATCCAGAAGATATCAAGATCACAGAACTGCCACACGtgggcgaagaagaagagttcGAGGATGTTGCTGCATCTGGTGTTTTAGTGGGCGCAAAATCCGGTGCCGACACAACGACCATTGCATCCTCGCAGCCAAAAGAGACGGTCAGCGGAATTCCCCCACCCGACACCACAGCACCAGAGCCGGTGTCTTTCGACGAAGCCACAAGTTCATCTGAGAGTTCCACTAACCTCATTTGCCCCTCGTCACCTACTATTGGTCTCCGTGAACAGTTTGACAGCTTGCATCTTGAATATGAACCACAAGGCGAGCAGCAAAAGCCTGGAAAAGACAACCAGGAGCCCTTGGCTTCTGTCTCTCAAGATATTCCAGCTCCTCTTTTCTCGAAGGAACAAGCATCGGAACCAAACTCGGCTCCTGCCGATCATTCGGAAGAAGCGTCTAGTGTTACTGCACAGGTCGAGGACACAAGCATTTTGAACGACGGAGGCGATGAAGATTCAGCCGAACAATACATCCAACTCGACACCGACGGGCAACCCGTCGTCGGTGATTACTTGAAGGTCCAATTCGTGGAAAACAAAGTGGTCCCAACGATCCTGGTTAGTATTTGTTTTGGAAACAGTTAAACGCGCGTGCTAATCATTAATagggcttcttcttccgcttcCCATGGAACAATTTCCTTCACAATGTTGTTTACGATGTGATTCAACAGGTTTTCAACGGGCCCATGGAGCGTGGCTACAACCGGGCACTTGCTGTCAATGTATTTGACACTGGACGGATCACCACCGCGATAGTTGAAGGACAGAAGCGCAGTGATGAGACTCAGCGGACGAAGCAAATCCGCCTCGGATACATGGGACACCTTACTCTCGTTGCGGAGGAAGTCGTTAAATTCAGCGAGCGCCATCCGCCAGAGTTGCTTTCACGGTCCGTTATGGAGAGCGTGTTGAATCCTGACTGGATTGAGTACGTCGAGCAGACTTTGTCAGAGACTCGCGAGCGGGACAATGCCATTC
Proteins encoded:
- a CDS encoding Snf7 → MNRLFGTKSTGPKPTLEGAISNVDARVSSIDVKLAALNSELSTYQSKIAKMRDGPGKNALRQKALKVLQRRKQYEAQRDQLSQQSWNMEQAGMMQDNLKNVMTTVDAMKTTTKELKKQYGKVDVDKIEQMQDEMAELMEVGNEIQESISRAYDIPEDVDEAELDAELEALGEESMFESSIGESAMPSFLQDEVAPPQFIDEPPEQHKVKEAAGGLG
- a CDS encoding Natural resistance-associated macrophage protein; protein product: MEERWSGNFGLSQDSPSSSLNVNLIAPKNPRLLQGEIINIQSQDTRIKPATMNCPSRTDDTLENPRWNQSPPPFSPDTTTRNDFNGLANSRVHRRHANSANAAADDPLSIDDRSNSQQEQDPGTEKVPSGEVIAADSGGDSPPRSSGSPRQPFLNYVTSSFLHCARTLVKFGRFIGPGFLIAVAYIDPGNYATDVAAGADFKYALLFIVLLSNLFAILLQSLCIKLGSVTGLNLAENCREHLPKWLVICLYILAEAAIIATDIAEVVGSAIALNLLLKIPLVAGCAITLADVLFILIFYRPNGKMWGLRLFEFFVMALVLGVVVCFCIQLSLVKNQSIGEVFRGYLPSSAIVKSEGLYQSCGILGATVMPHSLFLGSGVVQSRLKEFDVNSGYVETSVPLGNADGEVKYRPSIHAIRGCMKYSIIELALSLFTFALFVNSSILIVAGAAIYDVPGGDNADLFGIHSLLSQSIAPAAGLVFALALLLSGISAGIVCTIAGQMVSEGMLNWTIRPWLRRLITRSISIIPSIIIAAAVGKEGLDKTLTASQVALSVILPFVSAPLIWFTCLNRYMTVRTEEPPGPDGEVNVVTVPMRNNLLTSVVTVLVWIVIVVMNVALLVLVGMGKA
- a CDS encoding SIT4 phosphatase-associated protein; its protein translation is MFWRFGGYANISTIDTLLDKPDVTLEELLDEPEIIQELKQLNTKLIEYLREDHVLKRLMDYVIAPSLVNDDEEKDEDDAKDASEKGKNAATSAEQTDTDEEKEGDPLRDILHPEDLEKVEKNRLRHAYIACEILSSETWSILESMMANPSYLQDFWGFLRRSPPLDSLQASYFTKVNETLLDKKTDEMLEFLKTLDGIVPALLQHVDNPMVMDLLLKIISLEKAEGGQGTVDWLRSQDLIPNLLCFLSHDRPASVQTSAGDFLKAIITISANASPNDQSCIGPNSLTRQLVSTQCVQQLIDAMLKGGNPLTVGVGIVIEVIRKNNSDYDPESLGGPDTMLTTYDPIYLGTLLRLFAKHIPQFMALIQSSQHTIHDGNHLKTVERGKLNSAWGGKIEPLGFDRFKTCELMAELLHCSNMGLLNEPGSDEYVKQRDAERERLIREGVFDPHQDEHSGVDCNDTTADFANDSVFSSGYPEDIKITELPHVGEEEEFEDVAASGVLVGAKSGADTTTIASSQPKETVSGIPPPDTTAPEPVSFDEATSSSESSTNLICPSSPTIGLREQFDSLHLEYEPQGEQQKPGKDNQEPLASVSQDIPAPLFSKEQASEPNSAPADHSEEASSVTAQVEDTSILNDGGDEDSAEQYIQLDTDGQPVVGDYLKVQFVENKVVPTILGFFFRFPWNNFLHNVVYDVIQQVFNGPMERGYNRALAVNVFDTGRITTAIVEGQKRSDETQRTKQIRLGYMGHLTLVAEEVVKFSERHPPELLSRSVMESVLNPDWIEYVEQTLSETRERDNAILGGVRPDVSVGSRQTSLNNPNSGQGFSNSNALASAGLNGGIGGSTFQNFDLSHGSVSGGAFGGGGTSILSGFASSSDDEDEEMEDQEDRDSGNADQNDIDNVLTSSASQPIPILPPPPAPLSLGPSRARRQLAARLAAQKQQTSENEEDDGEDRGAEGSGDRDSDWPSNPFVIAGIDDDDAEGGSSAFPNSDFGSAKVKHSPTFPQSGFSPPDSLSTNSSEDEGDGHAESVRRRVRVPLEVEDDDDEMGEMVGPGGIGMMDSDDEDEAIINESLGYSNLSGLGRYNNFRRPRAVSSHYEDEQNDSSDGEDDGLVEIMVPGRKSSTSS